From Sporohalobacter salinus, one genomic window encodes:
- a CDS encoding secondary thiamine-phosphate synthase enzyme YjbQ, with the protein MESVREYLWFETDKRVEMINITRRIQELVNDSGIEEGICLINSMHITASVFINDAESGLHKDFKEWLEELAPHEPTSQYLHNRGVEDNADAHLKRQIMGREVVVAITEGELDFGPWEQIFYGEFDGQRRKRVLVKIIGE; encoded by the coding sequence ATGGAATCAGTTCGGGAGTATTTATGGTTTGAAACTGATAAGAGAGTAGAAATGATCAATATTACTCGAAGAATACAGGAGTTAGTTAATGATAGCGGAATTGAAGAAGGAATCTGTTTGATAAATTCTATGCATATTACTGCTAGTGTATTTATAAATGATGCTGAAAGTGGTTTACATAAAGATTTTAAAGAATGGTTGGAGGAATTAGCCCCTCATGAGCCGACTTCACAATATCTTCATAATAGAGGGGTTGAAGATAATGCAGATGCTCACTTGAAACGTCAGATTATGGGACGTGAAGTAGTAGTAGCTATAACTGAAGGAGAATTAGATTTTGGTCCTTGGGAACAGATCTTTTATGGGGAATTTGATGGTCAACGCCGCAAACGAGTATTAGTAAAGATTATCGGAGAATAG
- a CDS encoding Mth938-like domain-containing protein, translating into MIDSYKFGKMVINDNEYTSDLLLCNSEVKDNWWRKKGHSLCKEDLAWILNHKPDLLIIGTGKRGAMEVPEKLQEELKKLGIEVVVEITDDAVEIFNRRDNVEGKKVAAGFHLTC; encoded by the coding sequence TTGATTGATAGTTATAAATTTGGTAAAATGGTCATCAATGATAATGAGTATACGTCAGATTTATTATTATGCAATAGTGAAGTAAAAGATAACTGGTGGCGGAAGAAAGGACATAGTTTATGCAAGGAAGATTTAGCATGGATTTTAAATCATAAACCTGATTTATTAATTATAGGCACTGGGAAAAGAGGAGCAATGGAGGTGCCCGAGAAGTTACAGGAAGAATTGAAAAAGTTAGGAATTGAGGTTGTTGTAGAGATCACTGATGATGCTGTTGAAATTTTTAATCGCAGAGATAATGTTGAAGGAAAAAAAGTAGCTGCTGGTTTTCATCTAACATGTTAA
- a CDS encoding TetR/AcrR family transcriptional regulator yields the protein MNSKQEQIFTAAIKQFSQKGSTNTTMQQIANAAGVGKGTLYRYFDNKEDLVFSLIKYGINKMTSKVRNALENIQDPVKKLETIIEIQLEFYNQHRGFCKFLTREIWGYQSKFEKHIKEIRTSNTVIIEEIISQGIEEGKLQEIDAELGSVSLNGMINIIALHWFMFHETFPVEKIKEDLINLYFEGITI from the coding sequence ATGAATTCTAAACAGGAACAGATATTTACTGCTGCTATTAAACAGTTTTCACAGAAAGGATCAACAAATACTACGATGCAGCAGATAGCTAATGCAGCCGGAGTAGGTAAAGGAACATTATATCGCTACTTCGATAATAAAGAAGATCTAGTATTTTCATTGATTAAATATGGTATTAACAAAATGACGAGTAAGGTGAGAAATGCACTTGAGAATATTCAAGATCCAGTAAAGAAGTTGGAGACAATAATTGAAATTCAATTAGAATTCTATAATCAACATCGTGGATTTTGTAAGTTTTTAACTCGAGAAATCTGGGGTTATCAGAGCAAATTTGAAAAGCATATTAAAGAAATTAGGACTAGTAATACTGTTATCATTGAAGAGATTATTAGTCAGGGGATTGAAGAAGGAAAGCTACAAGAAATAGATGCAGAATTAGGGTCAGTTTCTTTAAACGGAATGATTAATATTATTGCTCTACATTGGTTTATGTTTCATGAAACCTTTCCAGTAGAGAAGATAAAAGAAGACTTAATTAATCTTTATTTTGAAGGGATTACTATTTAA
- a CDS encoding DUF1302 family protein, with the protein MKRSRYLAVVLVLVLIFTSTALVQAVEVSGDMKLDLERDTDKEKTKDREKINLILENQFNFTTDAYIDLEIESDYEDEVEVDLHEAYINYYTRDIDWRLGKQEIHWGSAYKIKPTDYFSPHDVSDMHPLDEQFGVKAIKGIYYLPNNLEITGVAIPDFEADEVDDGREEGVFKSVKEELGISNLDSQVNESDDCQLGMKVTKRRFNGFDLSFSAYHGRDNLPIFKELKNPYTSPTAVIEYPEVTKAGFDIIGDIDDMGIWLETTYSDYEDSQYNDIAETAVGVDYKFDNDLYLVGQWYNKEGRSSSEPKINAFNFYASKPIWKFHELEFTSLYDTESEAYLLEPQLNYSIDESVELQLGATYAHNEDDAKGMISTLAQDRIYTRLNVEF; encoded by the coding sequence ATGAAAAGGTCAAGATATTTAGCAGTTGTTTTAGTTTTAGTCTTAATCTTTACTTCTACAGCTTTAGTACAGGCGGTGGAAGTTTCTGGTGATATGAAGCTGGATTTAGAACGAGATACTGATAAAGAAAAAACAAAAGACCGCGAAAAAATTAATTTAATTTTGGAGAATCAATTTAACTTTACTACTGATGCATATATTGATTTAGAAATAGAATCAGATTATGAAGATGAAGTAGAGGTTGACCTGCATGAAGCCTATATTAATTATTATACTCGTGATATTGATTGGCGGTTAGGAAAACAGGAGATTCATTGGGGCAGTGCCTACAAGATTAAGCCGACAGATTACTTTAGTCCTCATGATGTAAGTGATATGCATCCTTTAGATGAACAATTTGGTGTGAAGGCTATAAAAGGAATTTATTATCTACCAAATAATTTGGAAATTACCGGAGTAGCTATTCCAGACTTTGAAGCTGATGAAGTAGATGATGGGCGAGAAGAAGGGGTATTTAAGTCTGTCAAGGAAGAACTAGGAATTTCTAACTTAGATAGTCAGGTTAATGAATCTGATGATTGTCAGTTAGGAATGAAAGTTACCAAACGGCGTTTCAATGGTTTTGACTTATCTTTTAGTGCTTATCATGGACGTGATAATTTACCTATATTTAAGGAATTAAAGAATCCTTATACTAGTCCTACAGCTGTAATTGAGTATCCAGAGGTTACTAAAGCTGGGTTTGATATCATTGGCGATATCGATGATATGGGTATTTGGTTAGAAACTACTTATAGTGATTATGAAGATAGTCAGTATAATGATATAGCTGAAACAGCAGTAGGGGTTGATTATAAATTTGATAATGATCTGTATTTAGTAGGTCAGTGGTATAATAAAGAAGGTAGATCATCATCTGAGCCTAAAATTAATGCTTTTAATTTCTATGCTTCTAAGCCAATTTGGAAGTTTCATGAATTAGAATTTACTTCTTTATATGATACAGAAAGTGAAGCTTATCTTCTAGAACCTCAGCTTAATTATTCTATTGATGAATCAGTTGAGTTGCAGCTAGGTGCTACTTATGCCCATAATGAAGATGATGCTAAAGGTATGATTTCTACTTTAGCTCAGGATAGAATTTATACTCGGTTAAATGTAGAATTTTAG
- a CDS encoding outer membrane lipoprotein-sorting protein, giving the protein MKRIITLVLIMTLVLSVNGLVLGQELSGDDILDKVEASIDAQSSKVKLRMELYDKSGSKRKRKLEAFTKDGEYDKALIRFLAPASVEDTAFLSQEKNSDDEDMYLYMPALGNVRKIAGSQKNGSFVGTDFSYNDLSILGGGNYKEDYKATILKENNKEYLLRLVPTDEEIEYKFVKMWVQKSNWFPTKLKFYDEEGKLYKELISEDIKEKSGYWTAEKMTMKDLQADSKTILYLDEITYDLDLNDRIFTVRYLRR; this is encoded by the coding sequence GAATTAAGTGGAGATGATATATTAGATAAAGTAGAGGCTTCAATTGATGCTCAGTCATCTAAGGTTAAATTGAGAATGGAACTTTATGATAAATCAGGTAGCAAACGAAAAAGAAAACTTGAAGCTTTTACTAAAGATGGTGAATATGATAAAGCTTTGATTCGATTTTTAGCGCCAGCTAGTGTTGAAGATACTGCCTTTTTATCTCAGGAAAAGAATAGTGATGATGAAGATATGTATCTTTATATGCCAGCGTTAGGAAATGTTAGAAAGATAGCAGGTAGCCAGAAGAATGGTAGTTTTGTAGGGACTGACTTTAGCTATAATGATCTATCCATTTTAGGTGGAGGAAATTATAAAGAAGATTATAAGGCGACAATTTTAAAAGAAAATAATAAAGAGTACTTATTGAGATTAGTACCAACTGATGAAGAGATAGAGTATAAATTTGTTAAGATGTGGGTGCAAAAAAGCAACTGGTTTCCAACTAAATTAAAATTTTATGATGAAGAGGGTAAGTTATATAAAGAATTAATTAGTGAAGATATTAAAGAAAAATCTGGTTATTGGACAGCCGAAAAGATGACTATGAAAGATCTACAAGCTGATTCTAAAACAATACTTTATTTAGATGAAATTACTTATGATTTAGATTTAAATGATCGAATATTTACAGTTAGATATTTAAGAAGATAA